The following proteins are encoded in a genomic region of Magallana gigas chromosome 1, xbMagGiga1.1, whole genome shotgun sequence:
- the LOC105332731 gene encoding uncharacterized protein codes for MYLVVLLGLIEIAAAGQLCMNCQNLINPHECNLVTRCGDHEQCYMEQYIRHNIIWYDLGCQSNTICNAINGLSGPPVPVVGRRAVKVRETDPDSFNLDFDLEDDGRIPVCESCCNATTCNNGGACGVSDFDYHNGRLCFECDQQLSPDNCDQVTLCDQDRYCYIHQKISEVGLIRIYQSGCSKTIQNCTQSIGNICNNCCQDNLCNNKCTIQKPQHHMTTTTTTTTTTTPRPTTTTPTTTTTTPTTTTTTPTTTTPTTTTTTPTTTTTTPTTTTTQAPRPPVILSTEVQPTNYHYGDDVELICRVESNPPSDQLGWNMMTDPSKIPANINLVYGTDMVKIHINHLRAENIAQYQCFVHNSLGQDVQTFSLHPPK; via the exons ATGTATTTAGTTGTTTTACTTGGATTAATCGAAATTGCAG CGGCAGGGCAGCTTTGCATGAACTGTCAAAATTTGATCAACCCCCACGAGTGTAATTTAGTAACCAGGTGCGGCGACCACGAG CAATGTTACATGGAACAGTACATACGACACAACATTATTTGGTACGACTTGGGATGCCAATCAAACACA atATGCAATGCCATAAACGGTTTGAGTGGTCCTCCAGTACCTGTGGTCGGTAGAAGAGCGGTCAAGGTTAGAGAAACTGACCCCGATTCATTCAACCTTGACTTTGATCTAGAGGACGATGGTAGAATTCCAGTTTGTGAATCATGTTGTAACGCTACGACCTGCAATAATGGAGGAGCCTGCGGAGTTTCAG ACTTTGACTATCACAATGGACGGCTTTGTTTTGAGTGTGATCAGCAGTTAAGTCCAGATAACTGTGACCAAGTTACCTTGTGTGACCAAGACAGG TATTGTTATATACACCAAAAGATATCAGAAGTCGGACTCATTCGAATATATCAATCAGGGTGTTCCAAAACAATACAG AACTGCACGCAGTCAATCGGCAAcatttgtaacaattgttgtcaaGATAATTTGTGCAACAACAAGTGCACGATTCAAAAACCTCAGCATCATATGACCACTACAACCACAACTACGACGACAACAACTCCAAGGCCAACAACTACAACaccgacaacaacaacaacaacaccgacgacaacaacaacaacaccgaCAACTACAACACCGACAACAACTACTACGACTCCAACAACTACAACTACTACTCCAACAACTACAACCACACAAG CTCCAAGACCACCAGTAATATTATCCACAGAAGTACAACCCACTAATTATCATTATGGCGATGACGTGGAGCTCATCTGTAGAGTGGAAAGCAACCCTCCATCTGATCAGCTTGGATGGAATATGATG ACTGATCCCAGCAAAATTCCAGCCAATATCAATTTAGTGTATGGTACAGACATGGTAAAGATACACATTAATCACCTAAGGGCCGAGAACATAGCGCAGTATCAGTGTTTTGTACACAATTCCCTTGGTCAAGACGTTCAAACGTTCTCACTTCATCCACCCAAATAA
- the LOC105332747 gene encoding multiple epidermal growth factor-like domains protein 6, with translation MYSCRIWIITLYIVLPLGVVGYDNIALLKPTWQQSRIGNWGSNLAVDGRKTDLSANGGQCSISANSKLTAEWRVDLKNVSSIHHVTIQYRTDNIHWNASNAYTSRFLGFTLYISNSTDREEGVLCFRDTNFTRATIPNPITITCPRPGRYVIFYNKRTQSSIPAGYDRYAFSELCEVEVYGCARAGFYGEDCYQRCPQNCQEGHCHIVDGTCLGCVPGYKGPTCDEQCKDHTYGLDCKRICGNCRVGDQCHHVNGSCPNGCDRGSHGIYCATACPVGSFGYDCQERCSIHCAVPDRCDRVTGECQDGCLAGWKGVTCDKQCDGGKYGPNCTLTCGHCFRGSQCHFEDGACPGECDSGYEGSRCTKACRNNTYGPACTMACGNCLYLDGEQCNHVTGHCPRGCPEGFKGDMCNNAGESSSYNQQAAALYAFIVLFCLLLLLNIIYIIWNFRNRICDLRNRPAIMEMYSVFKK, from the exons ATGTATTCATGCAGAATCTGGATAATtacattatacattgtattaccATTAGGAGTTGTCGGATACG aCAACATTGCACTGTTGAAGCCTACCTGGCAACAGTCTAGAATAGGTAACTGGGGATCAAATCTAGCGGTGGACGGTCGGAAAACGGATCTTTCTGCTAATGGAGGACAGTGTTCAATATCAGCCAACAGTAAACTAACAGCAGAATGGAGAGTTGACTTGAAAAATGTGTCAAGTATTCATCACGTGACTATACAATACAGGACGGACAACATTCATTGGA ACGCGTCCAATGCCTACACATCAAGGTTTCTTGGATTTACATTATACATATCCAACTCAACTGACCGAGAGGAGGGAGTTCTGTGCTTTAGGGATACAAACTTTACTAGAGCCACAATACCGAATCCTATTACTATAACGTGTCCTAGGCCTGGGAGGTATGTCATCTTCTACAACAAGAGGACCCAGTCCTCTATCCCTGCTGGATACGATAGATATGCCTTCAGTGAGCTATGTGAGGTCGAGGTTTATG GGTGTGCTAGGGCTGGTTTCTATGGAGAGGACTGTTACCAGCGGTGTCCACAGAACTGTCAGGAAGGTCACTGTCACATTGTGGATGGAACCTGTCTGGGCTGTGTTCCGGGTTACAAGGGACCAACATGCGATGAAC AATGTAAAGACCATACATACGGCCTCGATTGCAAACGAATTTGTGGAAACTGTAGAGTCGGGGACCAATGTCATCACGTGAACGGAAGTTGTCCAAACGGATGTGACAGAGGATCACACGGCATCTACTGTGCTACAG CTTGCCCTGTTGGTAGTTTTGGATATGACTGTCAGGAGAGATGTAGTATCCACTGTGCCGTGCCAGATAGGTGTGACAGGGTAACAGGGGAATGTCAGGATGGTTGTCTGGCAGGATGGAAGGGAGTGACGTGTGATAAAC AATGTGATGGCGGCAAATATGGACCAAACTGTACTCTTACATGCGGCCATTGCTTTCGGGGAAGTCAATGCCATTTTGAAGATGGTGCGTGTCCGGGGGAATGCGACAGTGGCTACGAAGGGTCACGTTGTACTAAAG CTTGTCGCAACAACACGTATGGACCAGCATGTACGATGGCTTGTGGAAACTGTCTTTATCTTGATGGGGAACAATGCAATCACGTGACCGGACATTGTCCACGGGGGTGTCCTGAAGGGTTCAAAGGCGACATGTGCAACAATG CTGGTGAATCCTCTTCATACAACCAACAGGCGGCTGCTCTTTATGCCTTTATTGTTCTATTCTGCCTTCTTTTGCTGCTCAACATTATATACATCATTTG GAATTTCAGAAATCGGATTTGTGATCTTCGGAACAGGCCTGCTATAATGGAAATGTACTCGGTTTTTAAGAAATGA
- the LOC117688317 gene encoding uncharacterized protein isoform X1: MIWLALFIQHFWTVKTYENIALRRHAWQRYPFHGTPWNATYAVDGRRSDLAPAGGQCAISAADKSIAEWRVDLGKVRNLHHVFIQYRTDNVAWDENNYFKSRFLGFSIYVSNTTHRNDWRLCFKDNKYTRATIPNPISVACVMHGRYVIYYNNRTHRPFPAGYSTYAFNDLCEVEVYGCLTLGYYGEKCSTPCPKNCKGGDCDIVDGTCISCVHGYTGSICNKVCGACYEKEQCDFKNGTCPSGCEDGYKGRQCKTVCNNNTYGPNCSMTCGHCLYLYGEKCNHVTGQCPRGCASGFQGDLCVESRDEFKNKTTVAWPTYNAHSPPVSQTTVQVPFYSIVTVVVLFSGSAILNLIFISRKALLRCRNRDEKVDESVEKSHIYVDSIDVLENGCAAHQELEHFDKNENDDIYTYVE, encoded by the exons ATGATTTGGTTAGCCCTATTCATCCAACATTTTTGGACTGTAAAAACATATG AAAACATTGCTCTGCGAAGACATGCCTGGCAGCGTTATCCCTTTCACGGCACACCATGGAATGCAACCTATGCTGTTGACGGACGTCGATCAGATCTCGCCCCGGCTGGAGGACAGTGTGCGATATCAGCGGCTGATAAATCAATAGCAGAATGGAGGGTGGATCTAGGAAAAGTGCGGAACCTGCATCACGTTTTTATACAATACAGGACGGACAATGTCGCTTGGG ATGAAAACAACTACTTTAAAAGTAGATTCTTGGGATTTTCAATCTATGTATCGAACACCACCCACAGAAATGACTGGAGACTGTGTTTCAAGGACAACAAATATACCAGAGCCACAATACCCAACCCTATCAGTGTAGCATGCGTTATGCACGGGAGATATGTCATTTACTACAACAACAGAACTCATCGCCCCTTCCCTGCTGGATATTCTACTTACGCCTTTAACGATTTGTGTGAGGTTGAAGTTTATG gTTGTCTGACCTTAGGATATTACGGAGAGAAGTGCTCCACTCCTTGTCCAAAAAACTGTAAGGGTGGAGACTGTGACATTGTGGATGGAACTTGTATAAGCTGTGTTCATGGATATACAGGATCTATTTGTAACAAAG TCTGTGGCGCTTGCTACGAAAAAGAACAATGTGACTTCAAAAATGGTACTTGTCCAAGTGGATGTGAGGACGGGTATAAAGGGAGACAATGCAAAACTG TTTGCAACAACAACACGTATGGGCCTAATTGCTCTATGACATGTGGACATTGTCTCTACCTGTACGGAGAAAAATGTAACCACGTGACCGGTCAGTGTCCTCGTGGATGTGCTTCCGGCTTTCAAGGAGACCTTTGTGTTGAAT caAGAGATGAATTTAAGAACAAGACAACGGTTGCATGGCCAACGTATAATG CACATAGTCCACCCGTTTCGCAAACTACAGTTCAAGTTCCTTTTTATTCCATCGTCACCGTTGTCGTATTATTTTCAGGCAGTGCTATTCTCAACCTGATTTTCAT ATCCAGAAAGGCACTTTTAAGATGTCGCAATCGAGACGAAAAGGTGGACGAATCTGTCGAAAAGTCACATATATATGTCGACAGTATTGATGTTCTAGAAAACGGATGTGCCGCTCACCAAGAACTGGAGcattttgacaaaaatgaaaacgaTGATATATATACTTATGTAGAATAG
- the LOC117688317 gene encoding uncharacterized protein isoform X2: MIWLALFIQHFWTVKTYENIALRRHAWQRYPFHGTPWNATYAVDGRRSDLAPAGGQCAISAADKSIAEWRVDLGKVRNLHHVFIQYRTDNVAWDENNYFKSRFLGFSIYVSNTTHRNDWRLCFKDNKYTRATIPNPISVACVMHGRYVIYYNNRTHRPFPAGYSTYAFNDLCEVEVYGCLTLGYYGEKCSTPCPKNCKGGDCDIVDGTCISCVHGYTGSICNKVCNNNTYGPNCSMTCGHCLYLYGEKCNHVTGQCPRGCASGFQGDLCVESRDEFKNKTTVAWPTYNAHSPPVSQTTVQVPFYSIVTVVVLFSGSAILNLIFISRKALLRCRNRDEKVDESVEKSHIYVDSIDVLENGCAAHQELEHFDKNENDDIYTYVE, from the exons ATGATTTGGTTAGCCCTATTCATCCAACATTTTTGGACTGTAAAAACATATG AAAACATTGCTCTGCGAAGACATGCCTGGCAGCGTTATCCCTTTCACGGCACACCATGGAATGCAACCTATGCTGTTGACGGACGTCGATCAGATCTCGCCCCGGCTGGAGGACAGTGTGCGATATCAGCGGCTGATAAATCAATAGCAGAATGGAGGGTGGATCTAGGAAAAGTGCGGAACCTGCATCACGTTTTTATACAATACAGGACGGACAATGTCGCTTGGG ATGAAAACAACTACTTTAAAAGTAGATTCTTGGGATTTTCAATCTATGTATCGAACACCACCCACAGAAATGACTGGAGACTGTGTTTCAAGGACAACAAATATACCAGAGCCACAATACCCAACCCTATCAGTGTAGCATGCGTTATGCACGGGAGATATGTCATTTACTACAACAACAGAACTCATCGCCCCTTCCCTGCTGGATATTCTACTTACGCCTTTAACGATTTGTGTGAGGTTGAAGTTTATG gTTGTCTGACCTTAGGATATTACGGAGAGAAGTGCTCCACTCCTTGTCCAAAAAACTGTAAGGGTGGAGACTGTGACATTGTGGATGGAACTTGTATAAGCTGTGTTCATGGATATACAGGATCTATTTGTAACAAAG TTTGCAACAACAACACGTATGGGCCTAATTGCTCTATGACATGTGGACATTGTCTCTACCTGTACGGAGAAAAATGTAACCACGTGACCGGTCAGTGTCCTCGTGGATGTGCTTCCGGCTTTCAAGGAGACCTTTGTGTTGAAT caAGAGATGAATTTAAGAACAAGACAACGGTTGCATGGCCAACGTATAATG CACATAGTCCACCCGTTTCGCAAACTACAGTTCAAGTTCCTTTTTATTCCATCGTCACCGTTGTCGTATTATTTTCAGGCAGTGCTATTCTCAACCTGATTTTCAT ATCCAGAAAGGCACTTTTAAGATGTCGCAATCGAGACGAAAAGGTGGACGAATCTGTCGAAAAGTCACATATATATGTCGACAGTATTGATGTTCTAGAAAACGGATGTGCCGCTCACCAAGAACTGGAGcattttgacaaaaatgaaaacgaTGATATATATACTTATGTAGAATAG